Proteins encoded in a region of the Streptomyces liliiviolaceus genome:
- a CDS encoding TetR/AcrR family transcriptional regulator yields the protein MAVDREHVLRSAAALLTRRATATMDEVAKAAGISRATLHRQFAGRDALVRALEELGIQECEAALDAARLDDGTAREAVRRLVGEFESAAGLLGFLYTENQLFEGEEQNAGWSRIDARIAALFRRGQESGEFRIDLTPAWLTEALYGLFASGAWAVSEGRVAAKDFQYMIVELLLGGALRREES from the coding sequence ATGGCTGTCGATCGTGAACACGTGCTGCGCAGCGCAGCCGCCCTGCTGACCCGCAGAGCCACCGCCACCATGGACGAGGTCGCCAAGGCGGCCGGGATCAGCCGGGCGACCCTGCACCGCCAGTTCGCGGGCCGCGACGCCCTCGTACGGGCGCTCGAAGAGCTGGGCATCCAGGAGTGCGAGGCCGCGCTGGACGCGGCCCGGCTCGACGACGGAACCGCCCGCGAGGCCGTACGCCGTCTGGTGGGGGAGTTCGAGAGCGCCGCGGGGCTGCTCGGCTTCCTCTACACCGAGAACCAGCTGTTCGAGGGCGAGGAGCAGAACGCGGGCTGGTCCCGCATCGACGCCCGGATCGCCGCGCTGTTCCGGCGGGGCCAGGAGAGCGGCGAGTTCCGTATCGACCTGACCCCGGCCTGGCTCACCGAAGCCCTCTACGGGCTCTTCGCCTCCGGGGCGTGGGCCGTGAGCGAGGGCCGGGTGGCGGCCAAGGACTTCCAGTACATGATCGTCGAGCTGTTGCTCGGCGGCGCACTACGGAGAGAGGAATCATGA
- a CDS encoding methionine ABC transporter ATP-binding protein, producing the protein MITTTGLTKVYRSRGREVTALDGVDLHVREGEVYGVIGQSGAGKSSLIRCVNLLERPTAGTVSVAGQDLTALAGRGPRAGRELRQARSRIGMVFQHFNLLSTRTVQDNVELPLEILGKSGKERSRKALELLDLVGLTDKAKSYPAQLSGGQKQRVGIARALAGDPKVLLSDEATSALDPETTRSILHLLRDLNRQLGLTVLLITHEMDVVKTVCDSAALMENGQIVESGTVTELLATPGSELAAALFPVSGDASGDDRTVIDVTFHGDAATRPVISQLSRTYNIDISILGAAMDTVAGRQVGRMRIELPGRYEDNVVPIGFLREQGLQIELVGEAALASALVKEGAK; encoded by the coding sequence GTGATCACGACAACAGGCCTGACCAAGGTCTACCGCTCGCGCGGCCGAGAGGTCACCGCCCTGGACGGCGTCGATCTGCATGTCCGCGAAGGCGAGGTGTACGGCGTCATCGGACAGTCCGGCGCCGGCAAGTCCTCCCTCATCCGCTGCGTCAACCTGCTGGAACGCCCCACCGCCGGCACCGTGAGCGTCGCCGGACAGGACCTCACGGCCCTCGCCGGGCGCGGCCCGCGCGCGGGCAGGGAACTGCGGCAGGCGCGCAGCCGTATCGGCATGGTCTTCCAGCACTTCAACCTGCTGTCGACGCGGACCGTCCAGGACAACGTCGAGCTGCCGCTGGAGATCCTCGGAAAGTCGGGCAAGGAGCGGTCCCGCAAGGCGCTGGAACTGCTCGACCTGGTCGGTCTCACCGACAAGGCCAAGTCCTACCCGGCCCAGCTCTCCGGCGGCCAGAAGCAGCGCGTCGGCATCGCCCGCGCCCTGGCGGGGGACCCCAAGGTGCTCCTGTCGGACGAGGCGACCAGCGCCCTGGACCCCGAGACGACCCGCTCCATCCTCCACCTGCTGCGCGACCTGAACCGCCAGCTGGGTCTGACCGTCCTGCTCATCACGCACGAGATGGACGTCGTCAAGACCGTCTGCGACTCGGCCGCGCTCATGGAGAACGGGCAGATCGTCGAGTCCGGCACCGTCACCGAGCTGCTCGCCACCCCGGGCTCCGAACTGGCCGCCGCGCTCTTCCCGGTCAGCGGCGACGCCTCGGGCGACGACCGCACGGTCATCGACGTCACCTTCCACGGCGACGCCGCGACCCGGCCGGTCATCTCGCAGCTCTCGCGCACGTACAACATCGACATCTCGATCCTCGGCGCCGCGATGGACACCGTCGCGGGCCGGCAGGTCGGCCGGATGCGCATCGAACTCCCCGGGCGGTACGAGGACAACGTCGTGCCGATCGGCTTCCTGCGCGAGCAGGGACTGCAGATCGAGCTCGTCGGAGAAGCGGCCCTGGCGTCCGCGCTGGTGAAGGAAGGTGCCAAGTGA
- a CDS encoding HAD family hydrolase: protein MKIQADALLFDNDGTLVSSLDSVYRCWSRWAAEYGITAEEFARVELHGRPAVEIAADLLPAARVPEAVVRIEQLEVEDVPGGVHLLPGTKALLDSLPADRWAVVTSATRRLGEARLAEVGIRPKNLVAADDITRGKPDPEPFLLAARRLGVDPARCVVFEDAPAGLQSGRAAGMTTVALTTTHRADELTADVVVEDLSAVSALVTDEGVELSVRH from the coding sequence ATGAAGATCCAAGCCGATGCCCTGCTGTTCGACAACGACGGAACACTCGTCTCGTCCCTCGATTCGGTGTACCGATGCTGGAGCAGGTGGGCCGCGGAGTACGGGATCACCGCCGAGGAGTTCGCCCGGGTCGAGCTGCACGGCCGCCCGGCCGTCGAGATAGCCGCCGACCTGCTGCCCGCCGCCAGGGTTCCCGAGGCCGTCGTGCGCATCGAGCAGCTGGAGGTGGAGGACGTCCCGGGCGGCGTGCACCTGCTGCCCGGGACGAAGGCACTCCTCGACTCGCTGCCCGCCGACCGCTGGGCCGTCGTCACCTCCGCCACCCGGCGGCTGGGCGAGGCCCGTCTCGCCGAGGTCGGCATCCGCCCGAAGAACCTGGTCGCCGCCGACGACATCACGCGCGGCAAGCCCGACCCCGAGCCGTTCCTGCTCGCCGCCCGGCGGCTCGGCGTGGACCCGGCCCGCTGTGTCGTCTTCGAGGACGCGCCCGCGGGTCTCCAGTCGGGCCGCGCGGCCGGCATGACCACCGTGGCATTGACCACAACGCACCGCGCCGACGAGCTGACCGCGGATGTCGTGGTCGAGGACCTCTCGGCCGTGTCAGCACTGGTCACCGACGAGGGAGTGGAGCTCTCCGTCAGGCACTGA
- a CDS encoding aldo/keto reductase, which translates to MPFARLATATTPTCHIGLGLAAIGRPGYITLGRDEDLGADRSVEALRTRTHELLDAAYAQGVRYFDAARSYGRSEEFLASWLAAHPAIDDIVVGSKWGYTYTADWRTDAEAHEVKDHSLTTYERQRAESAELLGDRLDLYQIHSVTPESPALTDKELHAELAEAAARGLTVGFSTSGPAQADAIRAALAVTVGSTPLFRTVQATYNVLDTSAGPALAEAHEAGLTVIVKEGMANGRLADPHAPAAVRAIAQEAGVGSDAVALAFVLRRPWAGVVLSGAATTTQLASNLHAAVADLDDGQVARLDTLAEEPGAYWEHRAGLPWH; encoded by the coding sequence ATGCCCTTCGCCCGACTGGCAACAGCAACCACCCCCACCTGCCACATCGGCCTCGGCCTCGCCGCAATCGGTCGCCCCGGCTACATCACCCTCGGCCGCGACGAGGACCTGGGAGCGGACCGCAGTGTCGAAGCACTGCGCACCCGCACCCACGAACTCCTCGACGCCGCCTACGCCCAAGGCGTCCGCTACTTCGACGCCGCCCGCTCGTACGGCCGCTCGGAAGAGTTCCTGGCGAGCTGGCTCGCCGCACACCCCGCCATCGACGACATCGTCGTCGGCAGCAAATGGGGCTACACCTACACCGCCGACTGGCGCACCGACGCCGAGGCCCACGAGGTCAAGGACCACAGCCTCACCACGTACGAGCGGCAGCGCGCCGAGAGCGCCGAACTGCTCGGCGACCGTCTCGACCTCTACCAGATCCACTCCGTGACGCCCGAGAGCCCGGCCCTCACCGACAAGGAACTGCACGCCGAACTGGCCGAGGCCGCCGCGCGGGGCCTGACCGTCGGCTTCTCCACCAGCGGCCCCGCCCAGGCCGACGCGATCCGCGCCGCCCTCGCCGTGACGGTCGGCTCGACCCCTCTCTTCCGGACCGTCCAGGCCACGTACAACGTCCTGGACACCTCCGCGGGACCCGCGCTCGCCGAGGCGCACGAGGCCGGACTCACCGTGATCGTCAAGGAGGGCATGGCCAACGGCCGCCTCGCCGACCCGCACGCGCCGGCCGCCGTGCGCGCGATCGCCCAGGAGGCCGGCGTCGGCTCCGACGCGGTCGCCCTCGCCTTCGTGCTGCGCAGGCCCTGGGCGGGCGTCGTCCTCTCCGGCGCGGCCACCACCACCCAGCTCGCGTCCAACCTGCACGCGGCGGTGGCCGATCTCGACGACGGCCAGGTGGCCCGTCTCGACACCCTGGCCGAGGAGCCGGGCGCGTACTGGGAGCACCGCGCAGGCCTGCCCTGGCACTGA
- a CDS encoding glycerophosphodiester phosphodiesterase yields the protein MGTQGTQDTQDSNEGRTGGTPGRRALLGAAVLGAGGAVLGLPGTARAGEKHGNGGHNGGYKSLPKPTIIGHRGASGYRPEHTLGSYQLALDMGAHIIEAGDLVPTKDGHLVCRHEPEIGGTTDVAAHPEFADRKATKLLDGVSTTGWFTEDFTLAELKTLRAKERVPANRPHNTLYDGRWEIPTFEEVLRWREEQSRKLGRQVWIYPELKHPTYFRKLGLGLEERVAKVLRRHGLDKKNSPVILQSFEPTSIRRMDKLVDNPLAVLLSAANTRPWDFVETGDPRTVADLVKPAGLKWIASYAQGIGPTLDLIIPKDASGNLTTPTTLVRDAHAEGLVLHPYTMRNENPFLPTNFRKGTDADAYGDAFGAFATYLATGIDGVFTDSPDTGLLAREDFLKKN from the coding sequence ATGGGCACGCAGGGGACGCAGGACACGCAGGACTCGAACGAGGGCCGTACCGGGGGCACCCCGGGCCGGCGCGCACTGCTCGGGGCCGCGGTCCTCGGCGCCGGCGGAGCGGTCCTCGGACTGCCGGGTACGGCGAGAGCCGGCGAGAAGCACGGGAACGGCGGTCACAACGGCGGCTACAAGAGCCTGCCCAAGCCCACGATCATCGGACACCGCGGAGCCAGTGGCTACCGCCCGGAGCACACGCTCGGCTCGTACCAGCTCGCCCTCGACATGGGCGCGCACATCATCGAGGCCGGCGACCTGGTGCCGACCAAGGACGGCCACCTCGTCTGCCGCCACGAGCCCGAGATCGGCGGTACGACGGACGTCGCCGCGCACCCCGAGTTCGCGGACCGCAAGGCCACCAAGCTCCTCGACGGGGTCTCCACGACCGGCTGGTTCACCGAGGACTTCACGCTCGCCGAGCTGAAGACCCTCCGCGCCAAGGAGCGCGTCCCGGCCAACCGCCCGCACAACACGCTCTACGACGGCCGCTGGGAGATCCCCACCTTCGAAGAGGTGCTGCGCTGGCGCGAGGAGCAGAGCAGGAAGCTCGGCCGGCAGGTCTGGATCTACCCCGAGCTGAAGCACCCCACCTACTTCCGCAAGCTGGGCCTCGGCCTGGAGGAGCGGGTCGCCAAGGTGCTGCGCAGGCACGGCCTGGACAAGAAGAACTCGCCGGTCATCCTCCAGTCCTTCGAGCCGACCAGCATCCGGCGCATGGACAAGCTGGTGGACAACCCGCTGGCCGTGCTCCTGTCCGCCGCGAACACCCGCCCCTGGGACTTCGTGGAGACGGGCGACCCGCGTACGGTCGCCGACCTGGTCAAGCCGGCGGGCCTGAAGTGGATCGCCTCCTACGCGCAGGGCATCGGACCGACCCTCGACCTGATCATCCCGAAGGACGCGAGCGGCAACCTCACCACCCCGACCACCCTGGTCCGGGACGCGCACGCCGAGGGCCTGGTTCTGCACCCGTACACGATGCGCAACGAGAACCCCTTCCTGCCCACGAACTTCCGCAAGGGCACCGACGCGGACGCCTACGGTGACGCCTTCGGCGCGTTCGCCACGTACCTCGCCACCGGCATCGACGGCGTCTTCACCGACAGCCCGGACACCGGCCTCCTCGCCCGCGAGGACTTCCTCAAGAAGAACTGA
- a CDS encoding sigma-70 family RNA polymerase sigma factor: MTHDMLDTLRPLLVAEASAEAYASGTESSDLEQDVWVRLLERLGTDGPPADPAAWLRVAVRTEARRAGRTANLERPYASEPADDSRPGPEQLALSAARRRALHSAVRRLPGRCPRLMAALLSPKDLTYREIAGELGISQGSLGPDRSRCLSCLRRMLTSEVAAHERRG; encoded by the coding sequence ATGACCCACGACATGCTCGACACACTGCGCCCCCTGCTCGTCGCCGAGGCCTCCGCCGAGGCATATGCCTCCGGAACCGAGTCCAGCGACCTGGAACAGGACGTCTGGGTGCGCCTCCTGGAACGCCTCGGCACGGACGGCCCGCCCGCCGATCCCGCCGCCTGGCTGCGCGTCGCCGTCCGCACCGAGGCCCGGCGCGCCGGGCGCACCGCGAACCTCGAACGGCCGTACGCGTCCGAGCCCGCCGACGACAGCCGGCCGGGCCCCGAGCAGCTGGCGCTCAGCGCCGCCCGGCGCCGCGCCCTGCACTCCGCCGTACGCCGGCTGCCGGGCCGCTGCCCGCGCCTCATGGCGGCTCTGCTGTCCCCGAAAGACCTCACGTACCGGGAGATCGCAGGGGAGTTGGGTATCTCACAGGGCAGTCTCGGTCCGGATCGTTCCAGATGTCTGAGTTGTCTGCGCCGAATGCTCACATCGGAGGTTGCGGCGCATGAACGGCGGGGATAG
- a CDS encoding methionine ABC transporter permease has translation MTWSEMQPLLEQACWDTLYMVGWSTVIAVVGGLPLGILLVLTDRGGLLQNTVLNKVIGQVVNIARSMPFIILMVALMGFTRSITGTTIGREAAIVPLAIGAIPFFARLVETAVREVDGGLVEAVQSMGGNTWTVVRKVLVPESLPSLISSTTTTIVALIGYSAMAGTVGAGGLGDIAIRYGYQRFETELMWITVAVLAVVISLIQFVGDYAARGLHRRGGRSGAEPRLRLLRSRAAVNSGSRATDGTGTEADSDSGSGPADAGTSADTPAADVHKVA, from the coding sequence GTGACCTGGTCCGAGATGCAGCCGCTGCTGGAGCAGGCGTGTTGGGACACCCTCTACATGGTCGGCTGGTCGACGGTCATCGCCGTCGTCGGCGGTCTGCCGCTGGGCATCCTGCTGGTCCTCACCGACCGGGGCGGCCTGCTGCAGAACACCGTGCTGAACAAGGTCATCGGGCAGGTCGTGAACATCGCCCGCTCGATGCCGTTCATCATCCTGATGGTCGCGCTGATGGGCTTCACCCGGTCGATCACCGGCACCACGATCGGCCGTGAGGCCGCCATCGTGCCGCTCGCGATCGGTGCGATCCCGTTCTTCGCGCGCCTGGTCGAGACGGCTGTCCGCGAAGTGGACGGCGGGCTCGTCGAGGCCGTGCAGTCGATGGGCGGCAACACCTGGACCGTCGTGCGCAAGGTGCTCGTCCCCGAGTCGCTCCCGTCGCTGATCTCCAGCACCACCACGACGATCGTCGCCCTCATCGGCTACTCCGCGATGGCTGGCACCGTCGGCGCGGGCGGCCTCGGAGACATCGCCATCCGCTACGGCTACCAGCGCTTCGAGACCGAACTGATGTGGATCACCGTGGCGGTTCTCGCCGTGGTCATCTCCCTCATCCAGTTCGTCGGCGACTACGCCGCGCGGGGGCTGCACCGGCGCGGCGGCCGGTCCGGTGCCGAGCCGCGGCTCAGGCTGCTGAGGAGCAGGGCCGCGGTGAACTCCGGTTCCCGGGCGACCGATGGCACCGGCACCGAGGCCGACTCCGACTCCGGCTCCGGTCCCGCGGACGCGGGCACCTCCGCCGACACGCCCGCGGCCGACGTGCACAAGGTCGCCTGA
- a CDS encoding GNAT family N-acetyltransferase yields MGMSVTVSAATEQDAEQILKLQFLCYQSEAELYGDYSIEPLTQPLDSLKAELTEGTVLVARLGDEVVASVRGSVGADGTARIDKLIVHPRMQRHGLGGRLLDAIESRLAADAGAKSFQLFTGHRSDRNLRLYRKHGYEPVATERVDERLSLVTLAKDVRASAFVASA; encoded by the coding sequence ATGGGCATGAGCGTGACCGTCTCGGCGGCGACCGAACAGGACGCCGAACAGATCCTCAAACTGCAGTTCCTCTGCTACCAGAGCGAGGCCGAGCTGTACGGCGACTACAGCATCGAGCCCCTCACCCAGCCGCTGGACTCCCTCAAGGCGGAGCTCACGGAAGGCACGGTCCTGGTGGCCCGGCTCGGCGACGAGGTGGTGGCCTCGGTGCGCGGCTCCGTGGGCGCGGATGGCACGGCCCGGATCGACAAGCTGATCGTGCATCCGCGGATGCAGCGGCACGGGCTGGGCGGTCGGCTGCTCGACGCGATCGAGTCGCGGCTCGCGGCGGACGCCGGGGCGAAGAGCTTCCAGCTCTTCACCGGGCATCGCAGTGACCGCAATCTGCGGCTGTACCGGAAGCACGGGTACGAGCCGGTGGCGACCGAGCGGGTCGATGAGCGGCTCAGTCTGGTGACCTTGGCGAAGGATGTGCGGGCCAGCGCGTTCGTGGCCAGCGCGTAG
- a CDS encoding lysophospholipid acyltransferase family protein, with protein MSRFVLIKAVLGPIMRLMFRPRVEGAERIPGTGPVILAGNHLTFIDSMIMPLFCDRQVFFIGKDEYVTGKGLKGRLMAWFFTGCGMIPVDRDGGRGGVAALMTGRRVLEEGKVFSIYPEGTRSPDGRLYRGRTGIARLALMTGAPVVPFAIIGTDKIQPGGAGFPRPGRVTVRFGEAMEFSRYEGMDRDRYVLRAVTDSVMAEVMRLSGQEYVDMYATKAKEAA; from the coding sequence TTGTCCCGCTTCGTGCTCATCAAGGCAGTGCTCGGACCGATCATGCGCCTGATGTTCCGCCCACGGGTGGAAGGTGCGGAGCGCATCCCGGGCACGGGACCGGTCATCCTGGCCGGCAACCATCTCACGTTCATCGACTCGATGATCATGCCGCTGTTCTGCGACCGTCAGGTCTTCTTCATCGGCAAGGACGAGTACGTCACCGGCAAGGGCCTCAAGGGGCGGCTGATGGCGTGGTTCTTCACCGGCTGCGGCATGATCCCGGTCGACCGGGACGGCGGACGCGGCGGTGTCGCGGCGCTGATGACGGGGCGTCGGGTGCTGGAGGAGGGCAAGGTCTTCAGCATCTACCCCGAGGGCACGCGGTCCCCCGACGGGCGGCTCTACCGGGGCCGCACCGGTATCGCGCGGCTCGCGCTGATGACCGGGGCGCCCGTGGTGCCGTTCGCCATCATCGGCACGGACAAGATCCAGCCCGGTGGTGCGGGGTTCCCCCGGCCGGGGCGGGTCACCGTCCGGTTCGGCGAGGCGATGGAGTTCTCGCGGTACGAGGGGATGGATCGGGACCGTTATGTTCTGCGGGCCGTGACGGACTCCGTGATGGCCGAGGTCATGCGGTTGTCCGGGCAGGAGTATGTGGACATGTACGCCACGAAGGCGAAGGAAGCGGCGTAG
- a CDS encoding MetQ/NlpA family ABC transporter substrate-binding protein: MRNAVKLTTAVLAAGALTLGLTACGSDKDDASDTSGPLIVAASPVPHAEILNYVKDNLAKDAGLDLQVKEFTDYVLPNTATEDGSVGANYFQNQPYLDDFNKKNGTHIVPVVTVHLEPLGLYSNKIKKADELKSGATVAVPNDTVNEARALKLLDANGIITLKDGAGNDATPKDIAKNPKNLKFKELEAAQTPRSLDDVDAAVINGNYAIESDLKPSEDALVLESADDNPYGNFLAVKEGNEDDPRVKKLAKLLTSAEVKKFIEDKYAGSVIASF, translated from the coding sequence GTGCGTAACGCCGTAAAGCTCACCACCGCCGTCCTCGCCGCCGGAGCCCTCACCCTGGGCCTCACGGCCTGCGGCTCGGACAAGGACGACGCCTCCGACACGAGCGGGCCGCTGATCGTGGCCGCCAGCCCCGTGCCCCACGCCGAGATCCTGAACTACGTGAAGGACAACCTCGCGAAGGACGCGGGACTCGACCTCCAGGTCAAGGAGTTCACGGACTACGTCCTGCCGAACACCGCGACCGAGGACGGCTCGGTCGGCGCCAACTACTTCCAGAACCAGCCCTACCTCGACGACTTCAACAAGAAGAACGGCACCCACATCGTGCCCGTCGTCACGGTCCACCTGGAGCCGCTCGGCCTCTACTCCAACAAGATCAAGAAGGCCGACGAGCTGAAGAGCGGCGCGACCGTCGCCGTCCCGAACGACACGGTCAACGAGGCGCGGGCGCTCAAGCTCCTCGACGCCAACGGGATCATCACGCTCAAGGACGGCGCGGGCAACGACGCGACCCCCAAGGACATCGCGAAGAACCCGAAGAACCTCAAGTTCAAGGAGCTGGAGGCGGCCCAGACCCCGCGCTCCCTGGACGACGTCGACGCGGCGGTCATCAACGGCAACTACGCCATCGAGTCCGACCTCAAGCCCTCCGAGGACGCCCTCGTGCTGGAGTCCGCCGACGACAACCCGTACGGCAACTTCCTCGCCGTCAAGGAGGGCAACGAGGACGACCCGCGCGTCAAGAAGCTCGCCAAGCTGCTGACCTCCGCCGAGGTCAAGAAGTTCATCGAGGACAAGTACGCCGGTTCCGTCATCGCGTCCTTCTGA
- a CDS encoding MFS transporter, translating to MTSTTRPAFAAEAEKRPGRWLALSVLVLAVLLVAVDATVLGLATPYISEDLKPSGNQLLWIGDVYSFVIAGLLVSMGSLGDRVGRKKLLLAGSVAFGLVSVLNAYASTPELLIVARALLGVAGATLMPATLALIRNLFHDPRERSLAIGIWGATASAGTAVGPVLGGFLLEHFWWGSVFLINLPVMAVLVLVGVKLLPESRNPEPGPWDLVSVALSLVGMVGIVYGIKEAASHGPNATAGAAALLGAAALYGFVRRQLTLPVPLLNMRLFRNRGFSGAVLADLLTILGLSGVVFFLSQYLQLVQGRGPLEAGLAELPAAVGAVAAGLVAGTFARRYSVRAVVAGGLAAIGLALAALTVLDQSTGYPLLGTALLVVGVGAGFSFTVTADVILSSVPKEQAGAASAVSETAYELGAALGIALLGSIVTGVYAGFTAPAGTPREVADAAHESLGGAVEASSALPTPEPLLDAARTAFVDGVALAAGLGAAVLLAASAAAWHLLKNEKL from the coding sequence ATGACCAGCACGACGCGGCCGGCGTTCGCGGCGGAGGCGGAGAAGCGACCGGGCCGTTGGCTCGCGCTCTCCGTTCTCGTCCTCGCCGTGCTGCTGGTGGCCGTCGACGCGACCGTCCTCGGTCTCGCGACCCCCTACATCAGCGAGGACCTGAAGCCCTCCGGCAACCAGCTCCTGTGGATCGGTGACGTCTACTCGTTCGTCATCGCCGGTCTGCTCGTCTCCATGGGCAGTCTCGGCGACCGTGTCGGCCGCAAGAAGCTGCTGCTCGCCGGTTCGGTGGCGTTCGGCCTGGTCTCGGTGCTCAACGCTTATGCGAGCACACCCGAACTGCTGATCGTGGCGCGGGCGTTGCTCGGTGTCGCGGGTGCCACGCTGATGCCCGCCACGCTCGCCCTCATCCGCAACCTCTTCCACGACCCGCGTGAACGCAGCCTCGCCATCGGTATCTGGGGCGCCACCGCCTCGGCCGGTACGGCGGTCGGCCCCGTCCTCGGCGGCTTCCTGCTCGAACACTTCTGGTGGGGCTCGGTCTTCCTGATCAACCTGCCCGTGATGGCGGTCCTCGTCCTGGTCGGCGTGAAGCTCCTGCCGGAGTCCCGCAACCCCGAGCCCGGCCCCTGGGACCTCGTCAGCGTCGCACTGTCCCTCGTCGGCATGGTGGGCATCGTGTACGGCATCAAGGAGGCCGCCTCGCACGGCCCGAACGCGACGGCCGGCGCGGCGGCCCTGCTCGGAGCGGCGGCGCTGTACGGCTTCGTACGCCGCCAACTGACGCTCCCCGTCCCGCTCCTGAACATGCGGCTGTTCCGCAACCGCGGCTTCTCCGGAGCGGTGCTGGCCGACCTGCTGACGATCCTCGGCCTGTCCGGAGTGGTCTTCTTCCTCTCGCAGTACCTGCAACTCGTGCAGGGGCGCGGGCCGCTGGAGGCCGGCCTCGCCGAACTGCCCGCCGCGGTGGGGGCGGTGGCGGCGGGCCTGGTCGCAGGAACGTTCGCTCGCCGGTACTCGGTACGGGCCGTCGTGGCGGGCGGCCTCGCCGCGATCGGCCTTGCCCTGGCCGCGCTGACCGTGCTGGACCAGTCCACCGGTTATCCGCTCCTCGGCACGGCCCTGCTGGTCGTCGGCGTCGGCGCGGGCTTCTCCTTCACCGTGACCGCCGACGTGATCCTCTCCAGCGTGCCCAAGGAGCAGGCGGGCGCCGCGTCCGCGGTCTCCGAGACGGCGTACGAGCTGGGGGCGGCCCTCGGTATCGCGCTGCTGGGCTCGATCGTCACGGGCGTCTACGCGGGCTTCACGGCCCCGGCGGGCACACCGCGGGAAGTGGCCGACGCGGCCCACGAGTCCCTCGGCGGAGCGGTGGAGGCCTCCTCGGCCCTGCCGACCCCCGAGCCCCTGCTGGACGCGGCCCGCACGGCCTTCGTCGACGGCGTAGCCCTGGCAGCGGGCCTGGGCGCAGCAGTCCTGCTCGCCGCGTCGGCGGCAGCATGGCACCTACTGAAAAACGAGAAGCTGTAG